In Streptomyces sp. NBC_00433, a single genomic region encodes these proteins:
- a CDS encoding ABC transporter ATP-binding protein, translating into MTEQSATALATSPKTGGMVVVEDLTRSYGSGDTAVHALRGVSFAVPRGELVALKGRSGSGKTTVLNLVGGLDSPDGGRISLDGTELAGLGDDDLLALRRDRIGFVFQSFGLIPILTAAENVGVPMRLRKTPPREREERVELLLALVGLADHAAQRPGELSGGQQQRVAIARALANRPDLIIADEPTGQLDADTGLAVMELLRAVVRSEGVTALVATHDHQLLALADRVLELRDGRIVSDS; encoded by the coding sequence ATGACCGAGCAGTCAGCCACGGCGCTGGCGACGTCGCCGAAGACCGGCGGCATGGTGGTGGTCGAGGACCTGACCCGCTCCTACGGGAGCGGCGACACGGCCGTGCACGCGCTGCGCGGGGTGTCGTTCGCGGTGCCGCGCGGCGAGCTGGTGGCGCTCAAGGGCCGCTCGGGCTCGGGCAAGACCACCGTGCTGAACCTGGTGGGCGGCCTGGACAGCCCCGACGGCGGCCGCATATCGCTGGACGGCACGGAGCTGGCGGGGCTCGGTGACGACGACCTGCTGGCGCTGCGCAGGGACCGGATCGGCTTCGTCTTCCAGTCCTTCGGCCTGATCCCCATCCTCACCGCGGCCGAGAACGTCGGGGTGCCGATGCGGCTGCGCAAGACGCCGCCGCGCGAGCGCGAGGAGCGGGTCGAGCTGCTGCTCGCCCTGGTCGGCCTCGCCGACCACGCCGCCCAGCGCCCCGGCGAGCTGTCCGGTGGCCAGCAGCAGCGGGTCGCCATCGCCAGGGCCCTCGCCAACCGGCCCGACCTGATCATCGCCGACGAGCCCACCGGGCAGCTCGACGCCGACACCGGCCTGGCCGTGATGGAGCTGCTGCGGGCCGTGGTCCGCAGCGAGGGTGTGACGGCGCTGGTCGCCACCCACGACCACCAGCTGCTCGCGCTGGCCGACCGGGTGCTCGAACTGCGCGACGGCCGGATCGTCTCCGACAGCTGA
- a CDS encoding DUF3710 domain-containing protein, which produces MFRRRKEREDALDELDEAVEAEDELAEDAEESDDSGDSDSNRYNLPPAPRPDGPWDVSEVREPGDGRVDLGGLFVPGVEGMELRVEVAGESIVAATVVLRDSAVQLQAFAAPKSEGIWGEVREEIASGITQQGGVVDEVEGPLGWELRAQVPVQLPDGTNGVQLVRFVGCDGPRWFLRGVISGQGAVQPAAAGVLESVFRDTVVLRGDSPMAPRDPIVLKLPNDAQMVPDGAAAEQQEPSKFGDGIDPMRRGPEITELH; this is translated from the coding sequence GTGTTCCGTCGTCGCAAGGAGCGCGAAGACGCCCTCGACGAGCTCGATGAGGCCGTCGAGGCCGAAGACGAGCTGGCCGAAGACGCCGAGGAGTCGGACGACTCCGGTGACTCCGACTCCAACCGCTACAACCTTCCGCCCGCACCGCGGCCCGACGGGCCGTGGGACGTGAGCGAGGTCAGGGAGCCCGGTGACGGCCGGGTGGACCTCGGCGGACTGTTCGTGCCCGGAGTCGAGGGCATGGAGCTGCGGGTGGAGGTGGCCGGCGAGTCGATCGTGGCCGCCACCGTGGTGCTGCGGGACAGCGCCGTCCAGCTCCAGGCGTTCGCCGCACCCAAGTCCGAGGGGATCTGGGGCGAGGTGCGCGAGGAGATCGCTTCCGGCATCACCCAGCAGGGCGGTGTCGTGGACGAGGTCGAGGGCCCGCTGGGCTGGGAGCTGCGCGCCCAGGTGCCGGTGCAGCTGCCCGACGGCACCAACGGGGTGCAGCTGGTGCGCTTCGTCGGCTGCGACGGACCGCGCTGGTTCCTGCGCGGGGTGATCTCGGGGCAGGGCGCGGTGCAGCCGGCGGCCGCGGGAGTGCTGGAGTCGGTCTTCCGCGACACCGTGGTGCTGCGCGGCGACTCCCCGATGGCGCCGCGCGACCCGATCGTGCTCAAGCTGCCCAACGACGCCCAGATGGTGCCGGACGGCGCCGCGGCCGAGCAGCAGGAGCCGTCGAAGTTCGGTGACGGCATCGACCCGATGCGCCGCGGCCCGGAGATCACCGAGCTGCACTGA
- the dut gene encoding dUTP diphosphatase produces the protein MTRPPVDVLLHRLDDSVPVPSYGHPGDAGADLITTEAAELAPGERAVLPTGISIALPDGYAAFVHPRSGLAARCGVALVNAPGTVDAGYRGEIKVIVVNLDPRETVRFDRGDRIAQLVVQQVERVRFHEVAELPGSARAAGGFGSTGGHAAVGTPSADTSRYGYASVVADREGQ, from the coding sequence GTGACCCGGCCCCCGGTGGACGTGCTGCTGCACCGCCTCGACGACTCCGTGCCGGTGCCCTCCTACGGGCACCCCGGGGACGCCGGCGCCGACCTGATCACCACCGAGGCCGCCGAGTTGGCCCCCGGCGAGCGGGCCGTGCTGCCCACCGGGATCTCCATCGCGCTGCCCGACGGCTACGCGGCCTTCGTGCACCCGCGCTCCGGCCTTGCCGCGCGCTGCGGGGTGGCCCTGGTGAATGCCCCGGGAACGGTGGATGCCGGGTACCGTGGAGAGATCAAGGTGATCGTCGTCAATCTGGACCCGCGTGAGACCGTGCGGTTCGACAGGGGCGACCGGATCGCCCAACTGGTCGTCCAGCAGGTCGAGCGGGTCCGCTTCCACGAAGTGGCGGAGCTGCCCGGCTCTGCCAGGGCCGCGGGGGGCTTCGGCTCCACGGGGGGTCATGCCGCGGTGGGGACGCCGTCGGCTGACACGTCCAGATACGGATACGCATCGGTCGTAGCAGACCGGGAAGGACAGTGA